The Cellulophaga sp. L1A9 genome window below encodes:
- the nusA gene encoding transcription termination factor NusA: protein MENIALIESFSEFKDDKFIDRVTLMAILEDVFRNALKKKFGSDDNFDIIINPDKGDLEIWRNRIVVEDGEVEEPNEEISLTEARKIEPDFEVGEDVSEEVKLIQLGRRAILALRQNLISKIHEHDNTTIYKHFKELEGDLYTAEVHHIRHKVVILLDDEGNEIILPKDKQIPSDFFRKGDNVRGIIESVELKGNKPVIVMSRTAPAFLEALFFQEIPEVFDGLITVKKVVRIPGEKAKVAVDSYDDRIDPVGACVGMKGSRIHGIVRELGNENIDVINWTSNPQLLVTRALSPARVSSVKLDDEKMTAQVYLRPEEVSKAIGRGGHNIRLAGQLTGYEIDVFREGVEEDVELTEFSDEIEGWIIEEFKKIGMDTARSVLEQDVDDLVKRTDLEEETIVEVVRILKEELAD, encoded by the coding sequence ATGGAAAATATAGCGCTGATCGAATCTTTTTCAGAATTTAAAGACGATAAATTCATTGATAGAGTAACGCTAATGGCGATTTTGGAGGATGTTTTTAGAAACGCTCTGAAAAAGAAGTTTGGTTCTGATGATAACTTTGATATCATTATCAATCCTGATAAAGGGGATTTGGAGATTTGGAGAAATCGAATCGTTGTTGAAGATGGTGAAGTGGAAGAGCCTAATGAAGAGATATCTTTAACAGAAGCTCGTAAGATTGAACCAGATTTTGAAGTTGGTGAAGATGTTTCAGAAGAAGTTAAATTAATTCAATTAGGGAGAAGAGCTATTTTGGCGCTTCGTCAGAATTTAATTTCTAAAATACACGAACACGATAATACAACGATATATAAGCATTTCAAGGAATTAGAAGGAGATCTATATACGGCTGAAGTGCATCATATTAGACACAAGGTTGTTATTTTGTTAGATGATGAAGGAAATGAGATTATTCTTCCAAAGGATAAACAAATACCTTCAGATTTCTTTAGAAAAGGCGATAATGTTCGTGGTATCATAGAGAGTGTTGAGTTAAAAGGGAATAAACCTGTAATTGTAATGTCAAGAACAGCACCTGCTTTCTTGGAAGCATTATTCTTTCAGGAAATTCCAGAAGTTTTTGATGGTTTAATTACGGTTAAAAAAGTAGTGCGTATCCCGGGTGAAAAAGCAAAAGTTGCTGTAGATTCTTATGACGATCGTATTGATCCAGTAGGTGCTTGTGTGGGTATGAAAGGTTCTCGTATACATGGTATCGTTAGAGAATTAGGAAATGAAAATATTGATGTTATCAACTGGACTAGCAATCCACAACTTTTAGTTACAAGAGCGTTAAGTCCTGCTCGTGTTTCTTCTGTAAAGTTAGATGACGAGAAAATGACAGCTCAAGTTTATTTAAGACCTGAAGAGGTTTCTAAGGCAATTGGGCGTGGAGGTCATAATATTAGATTAGCGGGTCAATTGACTGGTTATGAGATTGATGTATTCCGTGAAGGAGTTGAGGAAGATGTTGAGTTAACAGAATTCTCTGACGAAATTGAGGGATGGATTATAGAAGAATTTAAGAAGATAGGAATGGACACTGCTCGTAGCGTTTTAGAGCAAGATGTTGATGACTTGGTGAAGCGTACCGATTTAGAAGAAGAGACAATTGTAGAAGTTGTGCGTATCTTAAAAGAGGAATTAGCAGATTAA
- a CDS encoding protein O-mannosyl-transferase family: protein MFSKNFEKWDSILGWAVFSIALITYWITVEPTGSFWDAGEYITTSAKLQVGHPPGAPLLQMIGAFFSIFAFNDVEKIALMVNYVSGVSSAFTILFMFWTITNLTRKIISKDEIITNSKAIAILGSGLVGSLAFTFSDSFWFNAVETEVYAMASFIMALLLWLGLKWVDNLDHPRGDKWLVVIAYVVGLTFGIQFMGFLAIPSIGLLYYFKTYKTTTIKNFLLANIIVIAILMLVYKFSLTYILVAFGWSEVFFINTIGLPFNSGSIIMGIVFISVFYFALNYTRKNNFKTANTIVLCLMFLFLGFSSWIMLPIRANAKVVINENDPSDARSLLAYYNREQYPGVDSPFYGAYYSNAFAGAGEDKDDKPKYEKDEKIGKYIIVNKYKNATQGPNKKHVGLLPRMWSEQHVDNYMRYFGPLEFTTKTNSPELAQAVKQLREGYSKGEIDETQYAQFLNRFSEYIDVQPPSIWKNIEYMVEFQFGYMYWRYFMWNFTGKQNDKQGRYDDNGNWISGINFLDSLRPSIGTQDNLPSDVLNNKGRNVYFFLPLILGIIGILFQIGKNPKQFWVLLVFFLFTGLAIQFYTNPYIFQPRERDYSLVGSFYIFALWIGIGVYGIFDAFKKLITPKILAPAVTVICLLAAPFLMAYQNWDDHDRSNRFTAKTTAKAYLQSTQEDVGAILFSIGDNDTFPLWYAQEIEGYRTDVRVINTSLFATDWYIDQMKRKAYESEAIPSQLTHKQYRVGSRDAVYYQNVDQLYNKKISESRWDIKAFMEWIASDEPRTKLRSVIEANPEQDISIYPENTLDLVFYPTNHIRIPVNKKNVLESGLVKEKDSALIVDYIDIELPQSALPKNRLLMLDIIANNDWKRPIYFSGGSFDDGEYIWMKDYLQLDGLAYKLVPIKTDYDKRSYEMGRIDSDLMYDIVKKWEWGNSGSPDIYHDTQTRIQGLSFRGNIARLVETLLNEDKIERAKEMIDIAVKNMPVDSYEYYAFVEPFVDGYYKVGETQKARKLYTQLKTKYQEHLNYYAALPLNEQYEKLNDILTNMEAYNRNVDILIRNGDRELAEKETIVFNEYVDKFSRFVNGSEDPILREEAPSTNNPDLIDSSQIDTTYRPEAEDIPSTKE, encoded by the coding sequence ATGTTTTCTAAAAATTTTGAGAAATGGGACTCCATTTTAGGATGGGCTGTTTTTTCTATTGCATTAATAACCTACTGGATCACTGTAGAACCTACAGGGAGCTTCTGGGATGCAGGAGAATACATCACCACATCAGCAAAACTACAAGTTGGCCACCCTCCGGGAGCACCGCTACTACAAATGATAGGAGCGTTTTTCTCAATATTTGCCTTTAATGATGTTGAAAAAATAGCATTGATGGTAAATTATGTCTCTGGAGTTTCTAGTGCATTTACCATCCTTTTCATGTTTTGGACCATCACCAACCTCACAAGAAAAATTATTTCTAAAGATGAAATAATCACAAATAGTAAAGCAATTGCAATTTTAGGAAGTGGACTTGTAGGTTCTTTAGCATTTACTTTTTCGGATAGTTTTTGGTTTAACGCAGTAGAAACTGAAGTTTATGCCATGGCTAGTTTTATCATGGCCCTATTGTTATGGTTAGGATTGAAGTGGGTAGATAATTTAGACCACCCAAGAGGTGATAAATGGCTGGTTGTAATCGCATATGTTGTAGGGTTAACTTTTGGAATACAGTTTATGGGATTTTTAGCTATCCCATCAATAGGCTTACTTTATTATTTTAAAACGTACAAAACAACCACTATAAAAAACTTTTTATTAGCAAATATTATTGTCATTGCCATACTAATGCTTGTTTATAAATTCTCTCTTACCTATATTTTAGTTGCTTTCGGGTGGAGCGAAGTATTTTTTATTAATACCATCGGACTCCCTTTTAATTCTGGTTCGATCATCATGGGAATCGTTTTTATTTCCGTTTTCTATTTTGCATTAAACTATACACGCAAAAACAATTTCAAAACAGCAAACACTATTGTTTTATGTTTGATGTTTTTATTTTTAGGATTTTCCTCATGGATTATGCTCCCAATACGTGCAAATGCTAAAGTAGTTATTAACGAAAATGATCCTTCTGATGCACGTTCACTTTTAGCCTATTACAACAGAGAGCAATATCCTGGAGTGGATAGTCCTTTTTACGGAGCCTATTACTCCAATGCCTTTGCTGGCGCTGGCGAAGACAAAGATGACAAACCAAAATACGAAAAAGACGAAAAAATAGGCAAATATATTATTGTAAATAAATATAAAAATGCTACTCAAGGACCTAATAAAAAACACGTCGGATTACTACCAAGAATGTGGAGCGAACAGCATGTTGATAATTACATGCGCTATTTTGGCCCTTTAGAATTTACCACAAAAACAAACAGCCCAGAACTAGCTCAAGCCGTAAAACAATTGCGCGAAGGCTATTCTAAAGGTGAAATAGACGAAACACAATACGCTCAGTTTTTAAATAGATTTAGCGAATACATAGACGTACAACCCCCTTCTATTTGGAAAAACATAGAATACATGGTTGAGTTCCAATTTGGCTATATGTACTGGCGTTATTTTATGTGGAATTTTACCGGAAAACAAAATGATAAACAAGGTAGATATGACGATAATGGAAATTGGATTAGCGGAATAAACTTTTTAGACTCTTTACGCCCATCTATTGGAACTCAAGACAACTTACCTAGCGATGTGTTAAACAACAAAGGAAGAAATGTCTATTTTTTCCTACCCCTCATCTTAGGTATTATTGGGATATTATTTCAAATAGGGAAAAATCCAAAACAATTTTGGGTACTGCTTGTTTTCTTCCTCTTTACAGGATTAGCCATACAGTTTTACACCAATCCATATATTTTCCAACCCCGTGAAAGAGATTATTCCCTCGTGGGTTCTTTCTACATATTTGCACTCTGGATAGGGATTGGCGTATACGGAATATTTGACGCCTTTAAAAAACTGATTACTCCAAAAATCTTAGCACCGGCAGTAACTGTGATTTGCTTATTAGCAGCACCCTTCTTAATGGCCTACCAAAACTGGGATGACCATGATAGATCAAACAGGTTTACTGCTAAAACAACGGCAAAAGCATATTTACAATCTACACAAGAAGATGTTGGAGCCATCCTATTTTCCATTGGAGACAATGACACGTTCCCGCTTTGGTATGCACAAGAAATTGAAGGCTACCGTACCGATGTACGCGTAATAAACACAAGTTTATTTGCTACAGATTGGTATATTGATCAAATGAAACGCAAAGCTTACGAGAGCGAAGCTATACCATCACAATTAACCCACAAACAATACCGTGTTGGTTCAAGAGATGCTGTTTACTACCAAAATGTAGATCAGTTATACAATAAGAAGATCTCGGAATCTAGATGGGACATCAAAGCCTTTATGGAGTGGATTGCTAGTGACGAACCTAGAACAAAACTTAGAAGCGTCATAGAAGCAAATCCTGAACAGGATATAAGTATTTACCCGGAAAACACACTTGATCTTGTATTCTACCCTACTAACCACATTAGAATTCCAGTAAACAAAAAGAACGTTTTAGAAAGCGGCCTAGTAAAAGAAAAAGATTCTGCTTTGATTGTTGATTATATTGACATAGAACTTCCTCAGAGCGCACTGCCTAAGAATCGCTTATTAATGCTAGACATCATTGCAAATAATGATTGGAAAAGACCAATTTATTTCTCCGGTGGTAGTTTTGATGATGGCGAATATATTTGGATGAAAGACTATTTACAGTTAGATGGTTTGGCCTACAAGCTTGTTCCTATAAAAACGGATTACGACAAAAGATCGTATGAAATGGGCAGAATAGATAGCGACCTTATGTATGATATTGTTAAAAAATGGGAATGGGGTAATTCTGGCAGTCCCGATATCTACCATGATACACAAACCCGTATTCAAGGATTATCATTCCGAGGAAATATTGCACGTTTGGTGGAAACTTTATTAAACGAAGATAAAATAGAAAGAGCTAAAGAAATGATTGACATCGCTGTAAAAAACATGCCTGTTGATTCTTATGAATACTATGCTTTTGTAGAACCTTTTGTAGACGGATATTACAAAGTAGGTGAAACTCAAAAAGCAAGAAAATTGTATACGCAACTGAAAACAAAATATCAAGAACACTTAAATTATTATGCTGCACTACCATTAAATGAGCAATACGAAAAGTTAAACGATATTCTCACCAACATGGAGGCCTATAACCGTAATGTAGATATTTTAATACGAAACGGGGACCGCGAACTGGCAGAAAAAGAAACCATTGTATTCAATGAATATGTTGATAAATTCAGCCGATTTGTAAATGGTAGTGAAGATCCAATTCTTAGGGAAGAAGCGCCATCTACAAACAATCCTGATCTAATAGATAGTAGCCAAATAGATACTACCTATAGGCCCGAAGCTGAAGATATACCGAGTACTAAGGAATAG
- a CDS encoding metallophosphoesterase: MLRWIVFVVIYIVLGFYSLQSIKTASRHPWLYYTFIALMLLIVGNFIYQFTFGASDGRVLSRPKSYAFGFLLALMSFQLITVLFLFSEDIFRFLSGSYQKLFGVDREFSFPERRRFLSLIALGIAALPFGSLLYGMYRGKYNFKVLKYTLEFDDLPSGFDGYTITQISDVHSGSFDNEEKISYAIDLVNKQKSDVLFFTGDLVNNKAEEMGPWKVLFSRLEAADGKFSILGNHDYGDYVDWDTEEEKEENLEDLKKLQKEIGFDLLLNESRYLQRNGDKIALVGVENWGRGGFKKAGDLKKASEKINENDFKILLSHDPSHWEDVVIHDDYHYHLTLSGHTHGMQFGIEIPGWIKWSPVKWRYKYWAGIYKELGQFINVNRGFGVLGYPGRVGIWPEITVITLKKKS; encoded by the coding sequence ATGTTACGTTGGATTGTTTTTGTTGTCATTTACATCGTTTTAGGTTTTTATTCTTTACAATCCATAAAGACTGCATCAAGACACCCTTGGCTCTATTATACTTTTATCGCCCTTATGTTGCTTATTGTTGGTAATTTTATTTATCAATTTACCTTTGGGGCGTCAGATGGTAGGGTATTAAGTAGACCCAAAAGTTATGCTTTTGGTTTTTTGCTGGCTTTGATGTCATTTCAATTAATTACCGTGCTTTTTCTTTTTTCTGAAGATATATTTCGATTTTTATCAGGATCATACCAAAAATTATTTGGTGTTGATCGTGAGTTTTCTTTTCCAGAACGCAGACGTTTTTTAAGTTTAATAGCTTTAGGTATCGCTGCGCTCCCTTTTGGGTCATTATTGTATGGAATGTATAGGGGGAAGTATAATTTTAAAGTTCTGAAGTATACTTTAGAGTTTGATGACCTTCCAAGCGGTTTTGATGGGTATACGATAACGCAAATTTCTGATGTGCACAGTGGTAGTTTTGATAATGAAGAGAAGATTTCTTATGCAATTGATCTTGTGAATAAGCAGAAAAGTGACGTCTTATTTTTTACAGGGGATTTGGTTAATAATAAAGCGGAGGAAATGGGGCCTTGGAAGGTGTTGTTTTCCAGATTAGAGGCAGCAGATGGTAAGTTTTCTATTTTGGGTAATCATGATTATGGCGATTATGTAGATTGGGATACGGAAGAAGAGAAAGAGGAGAACTTAGAAGATTTAAAAAAACTTCAAAAAGAAATCGGGTTTGATCTTCTTTTAAATGAAAGCAGGTATTTGCAACGAAATGGGGATAAAATAGCTTTAGTTGGTGTCGAGAATTGGGGTAGAGGAGGATTTAAAAAAGCGGGTGATCTTAAAAAGGCATCAGAAAAAATTAATGAAAACGATTTTAAAATATTGTTGAGTCATGATCCTAGTCATTGGGAGGATGTTGTGATTCACGATGATTATCATTACCATTTGACCTTAAGTGGGCATACGCATGGAATGCAATTTGGGATAGAGATTCCTGGGTGGATAAAATGGAGTCCAGTAAAATGGCGCTATAAATATTGGGCAGGAATTTATAAAGAGCTAGGTCAGTTTATAAATGTTAACCGTGGGTTTGGAGTTTTAGGGTATCCGGGTAGGGTAGGTATATGGCCCGAAATTACGGTGATTACACTTAAAAAGAAATCTTAG
- the infB gene encoding translation initiation factor IF-2, whose translation MADNATIRLNKVLRELNISLDRAVDFLGSKGHDVDARPTTKISNEVYQVLLDEFQTDMSKKVASKEVGEEKRKEKEAIRHQLEQEQEERRVEREKRAASEQVIRGKAELSGPKTVGKIDLENKKKEEEKPKEVEKPVEKPVEKAPEVEVKKEPEVVKASASDRPKFKVVDKIDLAPKHKPKQQVKPPVKVVPPAPKPTPTPVAKTEVKKEEVKPKEVVAAPKEKEVEKPAESETLTTQYKKLTGPKITGAKIDLSKFEKPKKKKEAPKGNDAADKKKRRRRIVSNNTTGSGTGSGNTGSRPSRPPGSGPGNRRGPVQRFAPVVKVEPTEEDVQKQVRETLEKLQGKSKKGKGAKYRRDKRDQHRQQTEKDLEKKEAESKILKVTEFVTANEVATMMDVSTTQIISACMSLGIMVTMNQRLDAETLSIVADEFGYEVEFVSAEIEEAIEEKIDAPEDLQERAPIVTVMGHVDHGKTSLLDYIRKENVIAGESGGITQHIGAYGVTLESGQKMAFLDTPGHEAFTAMRARGAQVTDIAIIVVAADDDIMPQTKEAISHAQAAGVPIVFAINKVDKPTANVEKIKDGLAQMNLLVEDWGGKIQSHDISAKTGQGVKELLEKVLLEAELLELKANPNKLATGTVVEAFLDKGRGYVSTVLVQAGSLKIGDYVLAGTCSGKIKAMHDERGNSIKIAAPSTPISILGLDGAPQAGDKFNVLEDEREAKQIAAKRGQLLREQSVRTQRHITLDEIGRRIALGDFKELNIILKGDVDGSVEALTDSFQKLSTAEIQVNIIHKAVGPITESDVLLASASDAVIIGFNVRPMGNARTIADNEEIDIRMYSIIYDAINDLKDAMEGMLSPVMKEEITGTAEIRETFKISKVGTIAGCMVTSGKILRSSGIRLIRDGVVVFTGELTSLKRFKDDVKEVAKGYDCGIQIKNYNDIRELDIVEGFQEVAVKKKLK comes from the coding sequence ATGGCAGATAATGCAACAATAAGACTTAATAAAGTCCTAAGGGAACTAAACATTTCACTCGACAGGGCGGTAGATTTTTTGGGTTCCAAAGGTCACGATGTGGACGCAAGGCCTACCACTAAAATTTCTAATGAGGTGTATCAAGTTCTTTTGGATGAGTTCCAGACGGACATGAGCAAAAAAGTTGCATCTAAGGAAGTTGGGGAAGAAAAGCGGAAAGAAAAAGAAGCAATTCGTCATCAGCTTGAACAAGAGCAAGAGGAAAGAAGAGTTGAAAGAGAGAAAAGAGCCGCTTCTGAACAGGTAATCAGGGGTAAGGCTGAATTGTCTGGTCCTAAAACTGTTGGGAAAATAGATTTAGAAAACAAAAAGAAGGAAGAAGAAAAACCGAAAGAGGTTGAGAAGCCTGTTGAAAAACCGGTAGAGAAAGCTCCTGAAGTTGAGGTTAAGAAAGAACCGGAAGTGGTTAAAGCTTCTGCGTCTGATAGGCCTAAGTTTAAAGTGGTAGATAAAATTGATCTAGCGCCGAAACATAAACCTAAGCAGCAAGTGAAACCACCTGTTAAGGTTGTTCCTCCGGCTCCAAAGCCAACACCTACTCCAGTTGCTAAAACTGAAGTTAAGAAAGAGGAAGTTAAACCTAAAGAGGTTGTAGCTGCTCCTAAAGAGAAAGAGGTAGAAAAGCCTGCGGAATCTGAGACACTTACTACACAATACAAAAAACTTACTGGTCCTAAGATAACAGGTGCTAAAATTGATCTTTCTAAGTTTGAAAAACCTAAGAAGAAAAAAGAAGCTCCAAAAGGAAACGATGCTGCTGATAAAAAGAAGCGTCGTAGAAGAATTGTAAGTAATAATACTACTGGTTCAGGAACTGGATCAGGTAATACAGGAAGTCGCCCTAGTAGACCTCCAGGTAGTGGTCCAGGGAATAGAAGAGGTCCTGTACAGCGTTTTGCACCTGTAGTTAAAGTTGAGCCTACTGAAGAGGATGTTCAAAAGCAAGTTAGAGAAACCTTAGAAAAACTTCAAGGGAAATCTAAAAAAGGAAAAGGAGCAAAATATAGAAGAGATAAAAGAGATCAACACCGTCAGCAGACAGAGAAAGATCTTGAGAAGAAAGAAGCAGAAAGTAAAATCTTAAAGGTTACTGAGTTTGTTACGGCGAATGAAGTTGCAACGATGATGGATGTTTCTACTACTCAAATTATTTCTGCATGTATGTCATTGGGGATAATGGTTACCATGAATCAGCGTTTAGATGCTGAGACTTTGTCTATTGTTGCTGATGAGTTTGGATATGAAGTTGAGTTTGTTTCAGCTGAAATTGAAGAAGCTATAGAAGAGAAAATAGATGCTCCTGAAGATTTACAGGAAAGAGCACCTATAGTTACGGTAATGGGTCACGTAGATCATGGTAAAACATCTTTACTGGATTATATCCGTAAGGAAAATGTTATTGCAGGTGAAAGTGGTGGTATTACTCAGCATATAGGGGCTTATGGAGTAACTTTAGAAAGTGGTCAAAAGATGGCTTTCTTAGATACACCAGGTCACGAAGCCTTTACGGCGATGCGTGCGCGTGGTGCTCAGGTTACAGATATTGCTATTATTGTTGTGGCGGCAGATGATGATATTATGCCTCAGACAAAAGAAGCAATTAGCCATGCTCAAGCAGCGGGAGTTCCAATTGTATTTGCGATAAATAAAGTGGATAAGCCTACGGCTAATGTTGAGAAAATAAAAGACGGTCTTGCTCAAATGAATCTCTTGGTAGAGGATTGGGGTGGTAAAATTCAGTCTCATGATATCTCGGCTAAAACGGGTCAAGGTGTTAAAGAATTATTAGAAAAAGTATTGTTGGAGGCTGAATTGTTAGAGCTTAAAGCAAATCCGAATAAATTAGCTACTGGAACAGTGGTTGAAGCATTCTTGGATAAAGGTAGAGGATATGTTTCTACTGTCTTGGTTCAGGCTGGATCTTTAAAAATCGGTGATTATGTTCTTGCGGGTACATGTAGTGGTAAGATTAAAGCCATGCATGATGAACGTGGGAATAGTATTAAAATCGCTGCTCCATCAACACCAATCTCCATATTAGGTTTAGATGGTGCGCCTCAAGCGGGTGATAAGTTTAATGTATTAGAAGATGAGCGTGAAGCGAAGCAAATTGCTGCCAAGCGTGGTCAATTATTACGTGAGCAATCTGTTAGAACGCAACGTCATATTACATTGGATGAAATTGGTAGACGTATTGCTTTAGGAGACTTTAAGGAATTGAATATAATTCTTAAAGGTGATGTTGATGGTTCTGTAGAGGCATTAACAGATTCGTTCCAGAAATTATCTACGGCAGAAATTCAAGTAAATATTATACATAAAGCTGTAGGTCCTATTACAGAGTCTGATGTGTTATTGGCTTCGGCTTCTGATGCGGTTATTATCGGATTTAATGTTAGGCCGATGGGTAATGCAAGAACAATAGCTGACAATGAAGAAATAGATATCAGAATGTACTCTATTATTTACGATGCTATTAATGACTTGAAAGATGCAATGGAAGGTATGCTTTCTCCAGTAATGAAGGAAGAGATTACCGGTACTGCAGAAATTAGAGAAACATTCAAAATTTCTAAAGTAGGTACTATTGCAGGTTGTATGGTAACTAGTGGTAAGATTCTTAGAAGTTCAGGAATACGTTTAATTCGTGATGGTGTAGTTGTCTTCACAGGTGAGTTGACTTCTCTGAAACGATTTAAGGATGATGTTAAGGAAGTTGCTAAAGGGTATGATTGTGGTATTCAAATTAAGAACTACAATGATATTAGAGAGTTGGATATTGTAGAAGGTTTCCAAGAAGTAGCAGTGAAGAAAAAGTTGAAATAA
- a CDS encoding co-chaperone YbbN: MSKFGELIDSNTPVLLDFYAEWNEQSTSMHPVLRDVAAALGDKGKVIKIDVDKNKELSQALRVKGLPTLMIYKNAEMVWRQSGEQDANTLIGILNEYI, translated from the coding sequence ATGTCTAAATTTGGTGAATTAATAGATTCTAACACTCCTGTGTTGTTAGATTTTTATGCGGAGTGGAATGAACAATCTACTTCAATGCATCCTGTGCTGCGAGATGTAGCGGCAGCTTTAGGTGATAAAGGAAAGGTTATTAAAATTGATGTAGATAAGAATAAAGAACTTTCTCAGGCTTTAAGGGTAAAAGGTTTGCCTACATTGATGATTTATAAAAATGCCGAAATGGTCTGGCGCCAAAGTGGCGAACAGGATGCAAATACATTGATTGGTATTTTAAACGAATACATTTAA
- a CDS encoding SPOR domain-containing protein, whose translation MKNIYYSALFLLCASYTQAQDGSITIQQDGNIEKLLDIYKTTEEDSDDFQIQIYNGSLSGANSKKSNLDSDFPSWKTKIDHVDTDYRVRIKNIKTALEAERKYLEVRKKYPAAIIITPK comes from the coding sequence ATGAAAAACATATATTACAGCGCACTATTCCTCTTATGCGCATCCTACACACAAGCACAAGACGGAAGCATTACCATACAGCAAGATGGAAACATTGAAAAACTATTAGACATCTATAAGACCACCGAAGAAGATTCTGATGATTTCCAAATTCAAATCTACAATGGTTCATTATCGGGAGCCAACAGCAAGAAGTCTAACTTAGATTCTGATTTTCCTAGTTGGAAAACAAAAATTGATCACGTAGATACCGATTATAGAGTTCGCATAAAAAATATTAAAACTGCTTTAGAAGCAGAACGAAAATATCTTGAAGTAAGAAAAAAATATCCTGCTGCAATTATCATTACTCCAAAATAA
- the rimP gene encoding ribosome assembly cofactor RimP, whose product MFKEKVLGLLEGALEENKSIFLIDFTIGPANKINITLDGDTGVNLTDCIAISRVIEQNLDREEEDFSLEVASVGATTPMIMPRQYKKNIGRELEVKTLDGKFEGILTAADDQGITLEWKAREPKPIGKGKVTVQKKQEFLFSDIQEAKVIIKF is encoded by the coding sequence ATGTTTAAAGAGAAAGTTTTAGGATTGTTAGAAGGTGCTTTAGAGGAAAATAAATCAATTTTTTTGATAGATTTTACGATTGGACCTGCAAACAAAATAAATATTACTCTAGATGGTGATACCGGAGTTAATTTAACGGATTGTATTGCGATAAGTAGAGTGATAGAGCAGAATTTAGATAGAGAAGAAGAAGATTTTTCTTTGGAAGTTGCATCTGTAGGAGCAACTACACCGATGATTATGCCTAGGCAATATAAAAAGAATATCGGTAGAGAGTTGGAAGTAAAAACTTTAGATGGTAAATTTGAAGGAATTTTAACGGCAGCAGACGATCAAGGAATTACTTTAGAATGGAAAGCTAGAGAGCCAAAACCGATAGGGAAAGGTAAAGTTACAGTTCAGAAAAAACAAGAATTTCTTTTTTCTGATATTCAAGAAGCAAAAGTTATTATAAAATTTTAA